From Pandoraea vervacti, the proteins below share one genomic window:
- a CDS encoding LysR family transcriptional regulator, with product MTKENLNDLRAFVAVARERSFTRAAAQLGLSRSALSHAMLALEARLGVRLLTRTTRSVSTTEAGARLLDAVAPRLDEIELELGSLTALRDKPAGTVRITAHDHAITTVLWPRLLPLLQMYPDVHVEFSVDYAFTDIAARRFDAGVRVGDRVDKDMIAVRLAPELRMAVAASPRYLAGKPVPKTPHDLTEHRCVNLRLPTHGGLYAWDFEKDGQSLNVRVRGQTTFNNTFLMLQAALDGMGLAFVPLDIMQPHIEAGRLIPVLQDWWPIFPGYHLYYANRKQIAPALALVIEALRWRADRPAR from the coding sequence ATGACAAAAGAGAACCTCAACGACCTGCGAGCCTTCGTGGCCGTTGCCCGCGAGCGCAGCTTCACCCGCGCGGCCGCCCAGCTCGGCCTGTCACGCTCGGCGCTGAGCCACGCGATGCTGGCATTGGAAGCCCGGCTGGGAGTGCGCCTGCTCACGCGCACCACCCGCAGCGTCTCCACCACCGAGGCCGGAGCGCGGCTGCTGGACGCTGTGGCGCCGCGGCTCGACGAGATCGAACTGGAATTGGGCTCGTTGACTGCACTGCGCGACAAACCGGCCGGCACGGTGCGCATCACGGCACACGACCACGCCATCACCACCGTGCTTTGGCCACGGCTGCTACCGCTGCTGCAGATGTACCCTGACGTACACGTCGAATTCAGCGTGGACTATGCGTTCACCGATATTGCGGCGCGCCGCTTCGACGCAGGCGTGCGCGTAGGGGATCGCGTGGACAAGGACATGATTGCTGTTCGCCTGGCGCCGGAATTACGCATGGCCGTGGCCGCGTCGCCGCGTTACCTCGCGGGAAAGCCGGTTCCCAAGACGCCCCACGACCTGACCGAGCATCGCTGCGTCAACCTGCGACTGCCTACGCACGGCGGCCTGTATGCCTGGGACTTCGAAAAGGATGGACAGTCCCTCAATGTGCGCGTGCGTGGCCAGACCACGTTCAACAATACCTTCCTGATGCTTCAGGCAGCGCTCGATGGAATGGGATTGGCGTTCGTGCCGCTAGATATCATGCAGCCGCATATCGAGGCAGGCCGGTTGATACCTGTGCTGCAAGACTGGTGGCCAATCTTCCCGGGCTATCACCTGTATTACGCCAATCGCAAGCAAATCGCGCCAGCGCTGGCCTTAGTGATCGAGGCATTGCGTTGGCGTGCCGACAGGCCCGCCAGATAA
- a CDS encoding cyclophilin-like fold protein translates to MNIRLAINGQRLSATLEDSAAARDFLALLPADAGLGGLRRDRKIAPVP, encoded by the coding sequence ATGAACATTCGTTTGGCGATCAACGGACAGAGGCTTTCCGCAACGCTGGAGGACAGCGCCGCTGCCCGCGACTTTCTCGCGCTACTGCCAGCTGACGCTGGACTTGGAGGATTACGCCGCGACCGAAAGATCGCGCCGGTCCCCTGA
- a CDS encoding cupin domain-containing protein produces MEIKRAGCQPSMKGSAEWFTGTVRIDPLNAPPAPARVSCAAVTFEPGARTAWHTHPLGQTLIVTAGCGWTQCDGEAIVEIRAGDVIWCPPGHKHWHGATPTTAMTHIAIQEALDGRNVDWMEHVTDEQYLAGPPRG; encoded by the coding sequence ATGGAAATCAAACGCGCTGGATGTCAACCTTCCATGAAAGGGTCCGCCGAATGGTTCACCGGCACGGTCCGTATCGACCCACTGAACGCCCCGCCGGCGCCGGCGCGCGTGTCATGTGCGGCCGTCACCTTCGAGCCGGGCGCACGCACCGCATGGCACACCCATCCACTGGGACAGACGCTGATCGTCACCGCCGGCTGCGGCTGGACGCAGTGCGATGGCGAAGCCATCGTCGAAATCCGTGCGGGTGATGTCATCTGGTGCCCGCCTGGACACAAGCACTGGCACGGTGCAACGCCCACCACCGCGATGACCCACATCGCCATCCAGGAGGCGCTGGACGGCAGGAACGTCGATTGGATGGAGCACGTCACCGACGAACAATATCTTGCCGGCCCGCCGCGCGGCTGA
- a CDS encoding carboxymuconolactone decarboxylase family protein has product MTTPSTSETLNARQQVIVPIAAFAAAGDMDKLNAALVQGLDAGMTVSDAREILVQLYAYAGFPRSLNALGELMKVLEARKQRGVKDAPGREPSRPIPTGDALLAAGTANQTRLSGGTVQGPLFDFAPSANEYLRTHLFGDIFERDNLDWQSRELATVAMLSALPGAESQLQAHMRISMNVGISASQLRQLTQVLSSRVDADMSRRAIDALDRHLGMLDADKQ; this is encoded by the coding sequence ATGACAACACCAAGTACCTCCGAAACCTTGAATGCGCGCCAGCAAGTCATCGTGCCCATCGCGGCCTTTGCCGCAGCGGGCGACATGGACAAGCTGAACGCTGCGCTAGTCCAGGGGTTGGATGCCGGCATGACGGTGAGCGACGCCCGTGAAATCCTGGTGCAGCTCTACGCCTACGCAGGCTTCCCGCGCAGCCTTAATGCACTCGGCGAATTGATGAAGGTGCTGGAGGCGCGCAAACAGCGTGGCGTCAAGGATGCGCCGGGCCGAGAACCCAGCCGTCCCATCCCCACGGGCGACGCACTGCTGGCCGCAGGCACGGCCAACCAGACCAGGCTCTCGGGCGGAACGGTACAAGGACCATTGTTCGATTTCGCGCCCTCGGCAAACGAATACCTGCGCACGCACCTGTTCGGCGACATCTTCGAGCGCGACAACTTGGACTGGCAAAGCCGGGAGTTGGCAACCGTGGCCATGCTTTCGGCGCTGCCCGGCGCCGAGTCGCAATTGCAGGCGCACATGCGCATCAGCATGAACGTCGGCATCTCGGCCAGCCAGTTGCGTCAGCTAACTCAGGTGCTGTCGTCGCGCGTGGATGCCGACATGTCCCGCCGTGCCATCGATGCGCTGGATCGGCATCTCGGAATGCTCGATGCCGACAAGCAGTAG
- a CDS encoding SDR family oxidoreductase produces the protein MIKDKVIIITGASSGIGEATAKLLASKGAKVVLGARRADNLKRIVDEIEQQGGHAVYQELDVTQQAHNDAIVKLAKDRFGRVDAIFLNAGLMPTSPLSALKTDDWHQMVDVNVKGVLNGVAAVLPEFLAQKSGHVIATSSVAGLKAYPGSAVYGGTKWFVRDFMEVLRIESALEGTHIRTATIYPAAINTELLSTISDEQSLDQMQGLYNTYGISPDRIASVVAFAIDQPDDTTINEFTVGPAKQPW, from the coding sequence ATGATCAAAGACAAAGTCATCATCATCACCGGTGCGTCGTCCGGAATAGGTGAGGCGACGGCCAAGCTGCTCGCCAGCAAAGGCGCCAAGGTTGTGCTTGGGGCGCGTCGTGCAGACAACCTGAAGCGGATCGTCGATGAAATCGAGCAGCAAGGCGGCCACGCCGTCTATCAGGAATTGGACGTCACGCAGCAGGCCCACAACGACGCCATTGTCAAACTTGCCAAGGATAGGTTTGGCCGCGTGGACGCTATTTTTCTCAATGCCGGCCTGATGCCGACTTCGCCGCTTTCGGCGCTGAAGACTGACGATTGGCACCAGATGGTCGATGTGAACGTCAAGGGCGTGCTCAATGGGGTGGCAGCAGTGCTGCCCGAGTTCCTTGCGCAGAAGTCCGGCCACGTGATTGCCACCTCTTCGGTGGCGGGCCTCAAAGCCTATCCAGGCAGCGCCGTCTATGGCGGCACGAAATGGTTCGTGCGCGACTTCATGGAAGTGCTGCGCATCGAGTCTGCCCTGGAAGGCACCCACATTCGCACTGCGACGATCTACCCGGCGGCCATCAATACTGAATTGCTGTCGACCATCAGCGACGAGCAATCGCTTGACCAAATGCAGGGCCTCTACAACACCTACGGCATTTCCCCGGATCGGATCGCCAGCGTCGTCGCCTTCGCGATCGATCAGCCCG